A single Tenacibaculum sp. 190524A02b DNA region contains:
- a CDS encoding GEVED domain-containing protein, which translates to MKILSKFLLLLSLGITSISTQSQESNDIPLRCETPSRETYFSENSNAREEAYSLEKFTQKFIAKRKELAKRGIQNRASKYIVPVVFHVFGTDFVGKKVDDALVKDALKKTNEDFNGLNNDFNDVSDRFKPLRSTLDIEFRLATIDPNGNPTTGINYYTNRAGFGADNIYDEEIAEFAWDNYKYFNVYILLDLKKDGKLNRSGVAWYPNKNQSDRNVARAVFNGRYLGTNGDENFRRILTHEFGHYLNLAHTFEGGCSGTGDNVDDTPATTVSLECLVTQEKCAGAGIPNSENFMDYTDCYRMFTKGQVQRMQAALEFSSRKPLWQSSNHAQVFSTTNEAKIYYDFTTFSESFENDGTIGGGRDVKVRLENGPKFSRVGTLSSSSFTTENLPAGLGVQVISSSDTEAVIRLTGKATQHAKENNIRNFKLTFTNAAFSNYSAANIKGYSRPDLRVEFNDAYESTYLTFDELRQVSVDGNNFTSIGINEGQQRPRYELSIDNGNLMFGYDAGTKHVAVNNNKQVLFIEEGTTIGANLNWDHNDRDRVLLDNSYQAWKGKRGFVGLRIERESFPGKYYYGWARIEVSADGKIVRFIDFYSHKNPEVTVVAGQTDKPFIAISKPTFFENEVNNGTFSEEIDIILEGSATFTNQNLASGIHYSVSNLPEGLSASIQKVNNKLAKLKLQGTANTHVKGDGVLTKLQFTESAFTTSPTNTMNFDVQVRFFDPYDVTYIDTANLLPWINKNKTNRWIYVDTDFDFGDNSRYSVTYYEDSADNGKYVVLNGRGKGFTMNAENLHPESLNVGTQVGSSSNFVSTGYGVNNAPKLSGTNVPHNGKVTYTGFRFRDRAGRLHYGWIKFESRSNGLEAKLLAMAFNRKPNESITVGQIPNDYCHAAANINEKYDNSSNSIGEFKIEQFVQKSDFPENYTNFTSKLIKVRPGKNNFTMKNGGRRVSDTDIFGMWIDLNNDKDFEDSGEQIYMSSPFPGGSTHSGEVNLPNVDGTYTLRIIVKSEKESDDPKPSPCDFFLHGEVEDYTINISNSNPIYPVPDFEMPSTISAKELVEVTDKSTRNPDTWNWEFEGGVPATFNGKTPPSIYYENEGTYKVTLTVKKGDITQKIEKTLKVNPHPTNYCEVTRRGDYKNRSDVTKVVFGDINNTTERGGTGYADFTNLSTSLVEGQTYSIELNTYQQVTNSNNDRGTNLIVWIDWNRNNEFSENEIAYERRSLASDTPEMVLTSNITVPKIYSNGASRMRIVRYYSYGLDDRPRCGAITEGDTEDYTVNLTGTIVKAPVASFEANPTTIKEGNTINFSDTSTNEPTEWAWTFEGGTPATSTAQNPVIVYNTAGVYKVTLTAKNLGGENTIVKEDYITVETSGGGDVVYCESSGSRVQYEWIAKVQVGDFTNTSDAQKYSNFTTKTIPLTKGSATNITLTPGHSGSAYEEYFKVWIDYNQDGVFAANEVVFDAGKASKVAVSGTINVPNTATSGTTRMRVSMKYKQAPNACGSIGDGEVEDYTVNISGGTTNPPNNGDVVYVDMPDVTVNSSNTWSPFQIEKGDERYFGPWYSSATINLVNYGKDVVCENTTNNASILSEGVTVGNASNFNSDPSRFVISSASYTNWHGKSGYIGFSFNINGDKHYGWFYATVSNDGKTITFKDYAYHSEAGKSLVTKRPDVSSAKSSKALSVNKEELLKGIQMFPNPVSTELVVHFNREMNIDKANFNIQILDVTGKLILEETKMDRNELRFNVENFKNGTYILQINNGGIQENKLFIKR; encoded by the coding sequence ATGAAAATATTAAGTAAATTTTTGTTGTTACTTTCTTTGGGCATAACTTCAATTTCTACCCAGAGTCAAGAAAGTAATGATATACCGTTGCGGTGTGAAACTCCTTCTAGAGAAACCTATTTTTCTGAAAATTCGAATGCTCGTGAAGAAGCATATAGTTTAGAAAAATTCACACAAAAATTCATAGCAAAAAGAAAAGAACTAGCAAAAAGAGGAATACAAAATAGAGCTTCTAAATACATAGTACCAGTTGTTTTTCATGTATTTGGAACTGATTTTGTAGGTAAAAAAGTAGATGATGCTTTAGTAAAAGATGCTTTAAAAAAAACAAATGAAGACTTTAATGGATTAAATAATGACTTTAACGATGTTTCTGATAGGTTCAAACCCTTAAGATCTACTCTTGATATTGAGTTTAGATTAGCAACTATTGACCCAAATGGAAACCCAACAACAGGAATTAACTATTATACTAACAGAGCTGGATTTGGAGCTGATAATATTTATGATGAAGAAATAGCAGAGTTTGCCTGGGATAATTATAAATATTTTAATGTATACATCTTATTAGATTTAAAGAAAGATGGTAAGTTAAATAGATCTGGAGTAGCTTGGTATCCTAACAAAAACCAATCGGATAGAAATGTAGCTAGAGCAGTTTTTAATGGAAGGTATTTAGGAACAAATGGTGATGAAAACTTTAGAAGAATTTTAACTCATGAATTTGGACATTACTTAAACTTAGCTCACACTTTTGAAGGAGGATGTTCAGGTACTGGAGACAATGTAGATGATACTCCAGCAACTACAGTGAGTTTAGAATGTTTGGTAACTCAAGAAAAATGTGCAGGTGCTGGAATACCAAATTCTGAAAATTTTATGGATTATACGGATTGCTACCGAATGTTTACTAAAGGTCAGGTACAACGTATGCAAGCTGCTTTAGAGTTTTCTTCTAGAAAACCATTATGGCAATCAAGTAATCATGCACAGGTATTTTCAACTACCAATGAAGCTAAAATATATTATGATTTTACAACATTCTCAGAAAGCTTTGAGAATGATGGAACTATAGGTGGTGGAAGAGATGTAAAAGTAAGATTAGAAAATGGACCTAAATTTTCAAGAGTGGGAACTTTGTCTAGCTCAAGCTTTACTACTGAAAATCTTCCAGCAGGTTTAGGAGTACAAGTTATTAGTAGTAGTGATACAGAAGCAGTTATTCGTTTAACTGGAAAAGCTACACAACATGCTAAAGAAAACAATATCAGAAATTTTAAATTAACCTTTACAAATGCAGCATTTTCTAATTATTCAGCGGCAAATATTAAAGGATATAGCAGACCAGATTTAAGAGTTGAATTCAATGATGCTTATGAAAGTACTTATTTAACTTTTGATGAATTAAGACAAGTATCTGTTGATGGTAATAACTTTACTTCAATTGGAATTAATGAAGGGCAACAAAGACCAAGATATGAATTGTCAATAGATAATGGTAATTTGATGTTTGGTTATGATGCTGGAACTAAACATGTAGCAGTAAACAATAACAAACAAGTATTATTTATAGAAGAAGGAACTACTATTGGAGCTAATCTTAATTGGGATCATAATGATAGAGATCGTGTATTATTAGATAACTCATACCAAGCATGGAAAGGCAAAAGAGGTTTTGTAGGATTAAGAATAGAAAGAGAATCTTTTCCTGGAAAGTATTATTATGGATGGGCTAGAATAGAAGTATCCGCAGATGGAAAAATTGTAAGATTTATAGACTTTTATTCACATAAAAATCCAGAAGTTACTGTAGTAGCAGGACAAACGGATAAGCCTTTCATAGCAATATCAAAACCAACTTTTTTTGAAAATGAAGTAAATAACGGAACGTTTTCTGAAGAAATAGATATTATTTTAGAAGGCTCTGCAACCTTTACCAATCAAAATTTAGCTAGTGGAATACATTATTCGGTTTCAAATTTACCAGAAGGATTATCTGCAAGTATTCAAAAAGTTAATAATAAATTAGCAAAACTTAAATTACAAGGAACAGCCAATACTCATGTTAAAGGAGATGGAGTCTTAACTAAATTACAATTTACTGAGTCTGCATTTACAACGTCACCAACCAATACAATGAACTTTGATGTTCAAGTTCGATTCTTTGATCCGTACGATGTAACGTATATTGATACAGCCAATTTATTACCATGGATTAATAAAAATAAAACAAACAGATGGATTTATGTAGATACAGATTTTGACTTTGGTGATAATTCGAGATATTCTGTAACTTATTATGAAGATAGTGCTGATAATGGAAAATATGTAGTGTTAAATGGTAGAGGTAAAGGATTTACTATGAATGCTGAAAATCTACATCCAGAATCTTTAAATGTAGGAACGCAAGTAGGCTCATCTAGTAATTTTGTATCAACAGGATATGGTGTGAATAATGCTCCAAAATTATCAGGAACTAATGTGCCTCATAATGGAAAAGTAACATATACTGGTTTCCGTTTTAGAGATAGAGCTGGTAGATTACATTATGGTTGGATAAAATTTGAATCTAGATCAAATGGTTTGGAAGCTAAATTATTAGCAATGGCATTTAATAGAAAACCAAATGAATCTATAACTGTAGGACAAATACCTAATGATTATTGCCATGCAGCAGCAAACATTAATGAAAAATATGATAATTCTTCAAATTCAATAGGAGAATTTAAAATTGAGCAATTTGTTCAAAAGTCTGATTTCCCTGAAAACTACACCAATTTTACAAGTAAACTGATAAAGGTCAGACCAGGTAAAAATAATTTTACTATGAAAAATGGAGGAAGAAGAGTATCGGATACAGATATCTTTGGAATGTGGATAGATTTAAATAACGATAAAGATTTTGAGGATTCAGGTGAACAAATTTATATGTCGTCTCCTTTTCCAGGTGGAAGTACTCATAGCGGTGAAGTAAACTTACCAAATGTTGATGGGACTTATACATTAAGAATTATTGTAAAAAGTGAAAAAGAATCTGACGATCCTAAACCGTCACCTTGTGACTTCTTTTTACATGGAGAAGTAGAAGATTACACCATTAATATATCCAATTCTAATCCTATTTATCCAGTACCTGATTTTGAAATGCCAAGTACTATTTCGGCAAAAGAATTAGTAGAGGTAACAGATAAATCTACAAGAAATCCAGATACATGGAATTGGGAATTTGAAGGTGGTGTTCCAGCTACTTTTAATGGTAAAACGCCTCCATCAATATACTATGAAAATGAAGGAACTTATAAAGTTACACTTACAGTTAAAAAAGGAGATATAACCCAAAAAATAGAAAAAACACTTAAAGTTAATCCACATCCAACTAATTATTGTGAAGTAACTAGAAGAGGAGATTACAAAAATAGAAGTGATGTAACTAAAGTAGTTTTTGGAGATATTAACAATACTACAGAAAGAGGAGGAACAGGATATGCTGATTTTACCAATTTATCAACAAGTTTAGTAGAAGGACAAACGTATTCTATAGAACTAAATACCTATCAACAAGTTACAAATTCAAATAATGATAGAGGAACTAATTTAATAGTTTGGATAGATTGGAACAGGAATAATGAATTTTCCGAGAATGAAATAGCTTATGAGAGAAGGTCGTTAGCTTCTGATACACCAGAAATGGTACTTACAAGTAATATAACAGTTCCTAAAATCTATTCAAATGGAGCATCTCGAATGAGAATTGTTCGTTATTATTCGTACGGTTTAGATGATAGACCAAGATGTGGAGCTATTACAGAAGGAGATACTGAAGATTATACGGTGAATTTAACAGGAACAATAGTTAAGGCACCAGTAGCAAGTTTTGAAGCTAATCCAACAACTATAAAAGAAGGAAATACAATTAACTTCTCAGATACTTCTACCAATGAGCCAACGGAGTGGGCTTGGACATTTGAAGGAGGTACACCAGCAACTTCAACAGCACAAAACCCTGTAATAGTTTACAATACAGCTGGAGTATATAAAGTTACGTTAACAGCTAAGAATTTAGGTGGAGAAAACACCATTGTTAAAGAAGATTATATAACAGTTGAAACTTCAGGTGGAGGTGATGTTGTCTATTGTGAGTCTTCAGGTTCAAGAGTTCAATATGAATGGATAGCTAAGGTACAAGTAGGTGATTTTACAAATACATCTGATGCTCAAAAGTATTCTAATTTTACAACCAAAACTATTCCTTTAACAAAAGGCTCTGCTACCAATATTACATTAACGCCTGGACATTCAGGATCAGCTTATGAAGAGTATTTCAAAGTCTGGATAGATTATAATCAAGATGGTGTATTTGCAGCAAATGAAGTAGTTTTTGATGCCGGTAAAGCTTCTAAAGTTGCAGTTTCTGGAACCATTAATGTTCCTAATACTGCAACATCTGGAACTACAAGAATGCGTGTCTCTATGAAATATAAACAAGCTCCAAATGCTTGTGGAAGTATTGGAGATGGTGAAGTAGAAGATTATACAGTAAATATTTCAGGAGGAACTACGAATCCACCAAATAATGGAGATGTAGTTTATGTAGATATGCCAGATGTTACTGTAAACTCAAGTAATACTTGGTCACCTTTTCAGATAGAAAAAGGTGATGAAAGATATTTTGGACCTTGGTATTCTTCAGCAACTATTAACTTAGTTAACTATGGTAAAGATGTTGTGTGTGAAAATACAACCAATAACGCTTCTATTCTTTCAGAAGGAGTTACTGTAGGAAATGCAAGTAATTTTAATTCTGACCCAAGTAGGTTTGTAATAAGTTCAGCAAGTTATACCAATTGGCATGGAAAATCGGGATATATAGGTTTTAGTTTCAATATTAATGGAGACAAACATTACGGATGGTTCTATGCTACAGTTTCTAACGACGGAAAAACAATTACGTTTAAAGATTATGCATACCATAGTGAAGCTGGAAAAAGTCTTGTAACTAAAAGACCAGACGTAAGTTCTGCTAAATCATCTAAAGCTTTATCAGTAAATAAAGAAGAACTTCTTAAAGGCATTCAAATGTTCCCTAACCCTGTAAGCACTGAGTTAGTTGTTCATTTTAATAGAGAAATGAACATTGATAAAGCTAATTTCAATATTCAAATTTTAGATGTTACAGGTAAATTAATACTTGAAGAAACTAAAATGGATAGAAATGAGCTTAGGTTCAATGTTGAAAATTTTAAAAACGGAACATACATCCTACAAATTAATAATGGAGGTATCCAAGAAAACAAACTGTTTATTAAGCGGTAG
- the recA gene encoding recombinase RecA — translation MAVDKEKEAKLKALQLTLDKLDKTYGKGTVMKLGDSQVEDIDAISSGSLGLDLALGVGGYPRGRIIEIYGPESSGKTTLTIHAIAEAQKAGGIAAFIDAEHAFDRFYAESLGVDVDNLIISQPDHGEQALEIADNLIRSGAIDIVVVDSVAALTPKSEIEGEMGDSKMGLHARLMSQALRKLTATISKTNCTVIFINQLREKIGVMFGNPETTTGGNALKFYASVRLDIRRRTQIKDGDKVIGNSTKVKIVKNKVAPPFQQAEFDIMYGLGISKVGEVLDIGVEYGIIKKSGSWFSYGDTKLGQGRDAVKGIIKDNPELMDELENKIKEAIENQE, via the coding sequence ATGGCAGTAGATAAAGAAAAAGAAGCGAAACTAAAAGCGCTTCAACTTACACTAGATAAATTAGATAAGACTTATGGTAAAGGAACTGTAATGAAGTTGGGAGATAGTCAGGTAGAAGATATCGATGCTATTTCTTCTGGTTCATTAGGTTTAGATTTAGCTTTAGGTGTAGGTGGATATCCAAGAGGAAGAATTATTGAAATTTATGGACCAGAATCATCTGGTAAAACAACATTAACTATTCATGCAATAGCAGAAGCACAAAAAGCTGGTGGTATAGCTGCTTTTATTGATGCTGAACATGCCTTCGATCGTTTTTATGCAGAGAGTTTAGGAGTGGATGTTGATAACTTAATTATATCTCAACCTGATCATGGTGAGCAAGCTTTAGAAATTGCTGATAACTTAATACGTTCTGGAGCTATTGATATTGTAGTGGTAGATTCTGTTGCAGCCTTGACTCCAAAATCAGAAATTGAAGGAGAAATGGGAGACTCTAAAATGGGACTTCATGCACGATTAATGTCACAGGCACTTCGTAAATTAACAGCAACTATTAGTAAAACTAATTGTACTGTGATATTTATTAATCAGTTACGTGAAAAAATTGGGGTTATGTTTGGTAACCCTGAAACAACAACTGGTGGTAATGCTCTTAAGTTTTATGCATCTGTTCGTTTAGATATTAGAAGAAGAACGCAAATTAAAGATGGAGATAAAGTTATTGGTAATAGTACAAAAGTAAAAATTGTTAAAAATAAAGTAGCTCCTCCATTCCAACAAGCTGAGTTTGATATTATGTATGGTCTAGGAATTTCTAAAGTTGGAGAAGTTTTAGATATTGGTGTTGAATACGGAATTATAAAGAAAAGCGGTTCTTGGTTTAGTTATGGTGATACTAAATTAGGACAAGGTAGAGATGCTGTAAAAGGTATTATCAAAGACAACCCTGAATTGATGGATGAATTAGAAAACAAAATAAAAGAAGCAATAGAAAATCAGGAATAA
- a CDS encoding DUF2167 domain-containing protein, translating into MKNTFLFILSFITFLSFSQENNEEISEEQKLAYFKKLDSINNSFTYQHGKINLLDGVAEINVPKGYKFLNAKQSKFVLTDLWGNPPSEVLGMLFPEDITPLSENFSYAVEITYSDEGYINDEDAKDLNYNDLLEQMQDDANKGNEERSKLGYPTIELVGWASQPFYDATNKKLHWAKELKFEGEEINTLNYNIRVLGRKGYLNLNAIGTIDVLPNFNKDVNQVLQSVSFTQGNTYADFNPEIDKVAAYGIGGLIAGKILTKVGFFALLLKFWKFIAIAIIGAFTAFKNKIFGTSKNEDIA; encoded by the coding sequence ATGAAGAATACTTTTCTATTCATTCTATCATTTATTACATTTTTATCATTCTCTCAAGAAAATAATGAAGAAATTTCTGAAGAACAAAAACTAGCTTATTTTAAAAAATTAGATAGTATTAATAATTCTTTTACCTACCAACATGGTAAAATTAATTTACTAGATGGTGTAGCAGAAATTAATGTACCTAAAGGCTACAAATTTTTAAATGCAAAACAAAGTAAGTTTGTTTTAACTGATTTATGGGGGAATCCACCTTCTGAAGTTTTAGGAATGTTGTTTCCTGAAGATATTACTCCTTTAAGTGAAAATTTTAGTTATGCTGTTGAAATTACTTACTCTGATGAAGGGTATATAAATGACGAAGATGCTAAAGACTTAAATTATAACGATTTATTAGAACAAATGCAAGATGATGCAAATAAAGGTAATGAAGAAAGGTCTAAATTAGGATATCCAACAATAGAACTTGTAGGTTGGGCTTCTCAACCATTTTATGATGCTACTAATAAAAAACTGCACTGGGCTAAAGAATTAAAATTTGAAGGAGAAGAAATAAATACTTTAAATTATAATATTCGTGTTTTAGGTAGAAAAGGATATTTAAATTTAAACGCTATTGGAACTATTGATGTTTTACCTAACTTTAATAAAGATGTAAATCAAGTTTTACAAAGTGTTTCTTTTACACAAGGAAATACTTATGCTGATTTTAACCCTGAAATAGATAAAGTTGCTGCTTATGGTATTGGTGGTTTAATTGCAGGTAAAATTTTAACTAAAGTCGGTTTTTTTGCTTTACTTCTTAAGTTTTGGAAATTTATAGCCATTGCAATTATTGGAGCTTTTACTGCTTTTAAAAATAAAATTTTTGGTACTTCTAAAAATGAAGATATAGCATAA
- a CDS encoding ArnT family glycosyltransferase yields the protein MCKLFYWFAVFPNPDEAYYWLWGRFPDYSYHDHPALQALTQNIFTNIFGASLFSLRLPVFICCVIITYVFVLLFKKLQFKNYSLYLLLFFSSPLFYLFTSFAWNDYVLLTNCLVSGYFFLNFLHDVWLDKKGKSKDIFLGSLFFGLAIISKYNAIFLGLGILSLLISTKKFHSIFKDFRLYISLLLIFLVSSPILLWNSKNKFGSFQFNLQQRTIDPFLNYEFFKGNYAGFIFGSLIMLSPFIWWGIVSFFRDKNLSDKSTFTVVYYKFAKHIFLVSSITFLFLSIFSNVLYYWNIVGLLFITPIGIHYIVQKKKAMGALVFSTIVIIGITVHFGIVPLTSVFGGQDQDSTYHYGWNTVKNTISKHQENLQDPILASSYRNASLLAFALDNSKVYSYSSRFDQFDYWTKNLNHTTNTTSLILTDDRSPLNKELQKLFSEIQLLDTIKINKYNYPIKEYYLYKGIFK from the coding sequence TTGTGTAAACTTTTTTACTGGTTTGCTGTATTTCCAAACCCTGATGAAGCTTATTATTGGTTATGGGGTAGATTTCCTGATTATTCTTATCATGATCATCCAGCTTTACAAGCTTTAACTCAAAATATATTTACAAATATTTTTGGTGCTTCTTTATTTTCTTTGAGGTTACCTGTATTTATATGCTGTGTAATAATTACCTATGTATTTGTTCTACTTTTTAAAAAGTTACAGTTTAAGAATTATAGTTTATACTTACTCTTATTCTTTTCAAGTCCTCTTTTTTACTTGTTTACCTCTTTTGCTTGGAACGATTATGTTTTACTTACCAATTGTTTAGTTTCTGGTTATTTTTTCCTTAATTTTTTACATGATGTATGGTTAGATAAAAAAGGAAAATCGAAAGATATTTTTTTAGGTAGTTTATTTTTTGGATTAGCAATTATATCTAAATACAATGCAATATTTTTAGGTTTAGGTATTCTTTCTTTATTAATTTCTACTAAAAAATTCCATTCAATATTTAAAGATTTTAGATTATATATTAGTTTGTTACTAATCTTTTTAGTGAGTTCTCCTATATTACTTTGGAACAGTAAAAATAAGTTTGGCTCTTTTCAATTTAACTTACAACAAAGAACCATTGATCCTTTTTTAAATTATGAGTTTTTTAAAGGGAATTATGCTGGTTTTATATTTGGTAGCTTAATCATGTTATCACCTTTTATTTGGTGGGGAATTGTTTCTTTTTTCAGGGATAAAAACCTTAGTGATAAATCAACTTTTACAGTAGTCTATTACAAATTTGCTAAACATATATTTTTAGTTTCCTCTATTACCTTTTTGTTTTTATCTATATTTTCAAATGTTTTATACTATTGGAATATTGTTGGTTTATTGTTTATAACTCCAATAGGTATTCACTATATAGTACAAAAGAAAAAAGCCATGGGTGCTTTAGTTTTTTCAACTATTGTTATTATTGGAATAACAGTTCATTTTGGAATTGTTCCTTTAACTAGTGTTTTTGGTGGACAAGATCAAGATAGTACTTACCATTATGGTTGGAATACTGTAAAAAATACGATTTCAAAACATCAAGAAAACTTACAAGATCCTATACTAGCCTCTTCTTATAGAAATGCTTCTTTATTGGCTTTTGCTCTTGATAATTCTAAGGTGTATTCTTATTCTTCAAGATTTGATCAATTTGATTATTGGACTAAAAATTTAAACCATACAACAAATACTACTTCTTTAATATTAACTGATGATAGAAGTCCGTTAAACAAAGAATTACAAAAATTATTTTCTGAAATTCAACTTCTTGATACTATTAAAATTAATAAGTATAATTATCCTATAAAAGAGTATTACCTCTACAAAGGTATTTTTAAATAG
- a CDS encoding pseudouridine synthase: MEHRHFIIHKPYGFLSQFITNQKRNKNKLLSELAFDFPDNTMAIGRLDAKSEGLLLLTTDGKISYHITSNKVEKEYYVQVNGIISKEAIKELESGVEIGFDGKKYTTNPCKVAIIDPPNFPERTRKIRDDRHGPTSWLSVTLREGKFRQVRKMTAAVGFPTLRLVRIRIGAIFLKDLKPGEVIEVTKLIT, from the coding sequence ATGGAACATCGTCATTTTATTATTCACAAACCTTATGGTTTTTTATCTCAATTTATTACCAATCAAAAAAGAAATAAAAACAAATTATTAAGCGAATTAGCTTTTGATTTTCCAGATAATACTATGGCTATTGGACGTTTAGATGCAAAGTCTGAAGGACTATTATTATTAACAACTGATGGAAAAATAAGCTATCATATTACTAGTAATAAAGTTGAAAAAGAATATTACGTACAGGTTAATGGTATTATTTCAAAAGAAGCTATAAAAGAATTAGAATCTGGTGTTGAAATTGGTTTTGATGGTAAAAAATACACTACTAATCCTTGTAAAGTTGCTATAATTGATCCTCCTAATTTTCCTGAGAGAACAAGAAAAATAAGAGATGACAGACATGGACCAACCAGTTGGTTATCTGTTACTTTACGTGAAGGAAAATTTAGGCAGGTTAGAAAAATGACTGCAGCTGTAGGATTCCCAACATTACGATTAGTTCGTATTAGAATAGGTGCTATATTTTTAAAAGATTTGAAACCTGGTGAAGTAATTGAAGTAACTAAGTTAATAACTTAG
- a CDS encoding GNAT family N-acetyltransferase, with product MNIIVKTFNELTTSELYDILQLRSEVFVVEQDCVYQDIDGKDQKALHIIGVKEGKVVAYTRVFDGGDYFETPSIGRVVVALPERKYGFGHDIIKASIKAINEYYKNKIITISAQTYLLKFYGAHGFVATGKEYLEDGLPHVKMVREVNN from the coding sequence ATGAATATTATAGTAAAAACATTTAATGAACTAACAACTTCAGAACTGTATGATATACTTCAGTTACGTTCTGAAGTTTTTGTTGTAGAACAAGATTGTGTATATCAAGATATTGATGGAAAAGATCAAAAAGCACTTCATATAATAGGTGTAAAAGAAGGTAAAGTAGTTGCATATACACGTGTATTTGATGGTGGAGATTATTTTGAAACACCTAGTATAGGAAGAGTAGTAGTGGCTTTACCTGAGCGTAAATATGGTTTTGGACATGATATTATAAAAGCTTCTATAAAAGCTATTAATGAATATTATAAAAATAAGATAATAACTATTTCTGCGCAGACCTATTTACTTAAGTTCTATGGAGCTCATGGCTTTGTAGCTACAGGTAAAGAGTATTTAGAAGATGGATTACCTCATGTGAAAATGGTAAGAGAGGTGAATAACTAA
- the rpiB gene encoding ribose 5-phosphate isomerase B, translating to MTIAIGNDHAGTEYKFEIIKFLEELGHKVLNFGTNTNDSMDYPDAIHPTAEAVETGQAEIGIILCGSGNGAQMTANKHQGVRAALCWNNELVALTRQHNDANILTIPARFVSLQQALGFVKVFLDTEFEGGRHANRVNKIACNC from the coding sequence ATGACAATTGCGATTGGTAACGATCATGCTGGTACCGAATATAAGTTTGAAATTATCAAATTTTTGGAAGAATTAGGGCATAAAGTTTTAAACTTTGGAACAAATACAAATGATAGTATGGATTATCCAGATGCTATTCATCCAACAGCTGAAGCAGTAGAAACAGGTCAGGCTGAAATAGGGATAATTCTATGTGGAAGTGGAAATGGAGCACAGATGACAGCCAATAAACATCAAGGTGTTAGAGCTGCTTTATGTTGGAATAATGAATTGGTAGCGCTAACACGTCAGCATAATGATGCTAACATTTTAACTATTCCTGCACGTTTTGTTTCTTTGCAACAGGCTTTAGGGTTTGTTAAGGTATTTTTAGATACTGAGTTTGAAGGAGGACGACATGCCAATAGAGTAAATAAAATAGCTTGTAACTGTTAA